The following proteins are co-located in the Perca fluviatilis chromosome 22, GENO_Pfluv_1.0, whole genome shotgun sequence genome:
- the LOC120552418 gene encoding U2 snRNP-associated SURP motif-containing protein isoform X3 produces the protein MLHCFLHLKTRRSLRRNLLSLIHRMIEFVVREGPMFEAMIMNREINNPMYRFLFENQSPAHVYYRWKLYSILQGEAPVKWKTEDFRMFKNGSLWRPPPLNPYLHGPYDDGEEEEEEEEGSKKGCLKEEERDKLEEMLRGLTPRRGDVAEAMLFCLSHAEAAEEIVECVTESLSILKTPLPKKIARLYLVSDVLYNSSAKVSNASYYRKYFETKLCQIFADLNATYKTIQGHLQSENFKQRVMACFRAWEDWAVYPDPFLIKLQNIFLGLVNLSAEKEPPVVIVEAEPAEDIDGAPIVEYVDGALLEDVDGVPIDAGPIDGAPIDGAPLDDLDGVPIKPMEEDIDGIPLDPSKESAFKVAPSKWEAVDESELEAQAVTTSKWEIFEPPEETKKNDEDSDDDDRSPRSEDNQSYSNPIRDESDIKAKMSEMNEEKRTKLREIEVKVMKFQDELESGKRPKKPAQSIQEQVEHYRDKLLQKEKEKEKLEREREREKKEKEKAEARLKDLKKEKEKEDTPTRKERKRRHSGSPSPTRTSSRRGRSTSPRSERSERSERSDRSYSKDTSSRSTHKDSPRSSNKKSSKRSPSPRTPKRSRRSRSKTPKKSAKKSRSKSRSPHRSHKKSKKSKH, from the exons ATGCTCCATTGCTTCCTCCACCTAAAAACAAGGAGGAGTTTGAGAAG GAATTTGCTCTCTCTCATCCACCGAATGATCGAGTTTGTGGTGCGTGAAGGCCCAATGTTTGAAGCCATGATCATGAACAGAGAAATCAACAATCCCATGTACAG GTTTCTATTTGAGAACCAAAGCCCAGCACATGTATACTACCGGTGGAAGCTGTACTCCATACTACAG GGTGAAGCACCAGTCAAATGGAAGACAGAGGACTTTAGGATGTTTAAGAATGGCTCGTTGTGGCGTCCACCTCCTCTTAATCCATATCTCCATGGGCCTTATGATGAtggcgaggaggaggaggaagaggaggagggcagCAAGAAAGGCTGTTTGAAGGAAGA AGAGCGGGACAAACTAGAGGAGATGCTGCGTGGTTTGACTCCCAGGAGGGGAGACGTAGCAGAAGCCATGTTGTTTTGTCTCAGCCATGCCGAAGCAGCTGAAGAGATTGTCGAGTGTGTCACAGAGTCTCTGTCCATCCTCAAAACCCCTCTACCCAAAAAG ATTGCACGGTTATATCTAGTTTCTGATGTGCTGTACAACTCGTCTGCCAAAGTATCCAATGCATCTTACTACAGAAAATA TTTTGAAACAAAGCTCTGCCAGATTTTCGCAGACCTCAACGCGACATACAAAACGATACAGGGCCACCTTCAGAGTGAGAACTTTAAG CAACGAGTCATGGCATGCTTCCGGGCATGGGAGGACTGGGCTGTGTACCCAGACCCCTTTCTTATCAAGCTGCAGAACATCTTCCTGGGTCTAGTTAATCTCTCTGCAGAGAAGGAACCCCCTGTCGTTATTGTGGAG GCTGAGCCAGCAGAGGACATTGATGGGGCTCCAATAGTGGAGTATGTAGATGGCGCTCTGCTGGAGGACGTGGATGGGGTGCCAATTGACGCAGGGCCCATTGATGGGGCCCCTATTGACGGAGCCCCCCTGGATGATTTAGATGGTGTTCCTATCAAGCCCATGGAAGAAGACATAGATGGAATACCCT TGGATCCGTCCAAGGAGTCGGCCTTCAAGGTTGCACCCTCGAAATGGGAAGCGGTGGATGAGTCTGAGTTGGAAGCTCAAG CTGTGACAACTTCAAAATGGGAGATATTTGAACCGCCAGAAGAAACAAAAAA GAATGACGAGGACAGCGATGATGATGACAGGAGCCCTCGCTCAGAAGATAATCAGAGCTACTCCAACCCCATCAGAGATGAATCTGATATAAAGGccaaaatgtctgaaatgaatGAGGAGAAACGCACAAAGCTCAGAGAGATAGAG GTTAAGGTCATGAAGTTCCAGGATGAGCTGGAGTCTGGGAAGAGGCCCAAGAAGCCTGCGCAGAGTATTCAGGAGCAGGTGGAGCACTACAGGGACAAACTACTACAAAAG gaaaaagaaaaggagaaacttgaacgggagagagagagggagaagaaagaaaaggagaaagctGAAGCACGGTTGAAAGACTtgaagaaggaaaaagagaaggaagacACACCAACCAGGAAAGAGAG GAAGCGGCGTCACAGTGGGTCCCCCAGCCCAACGCGGACTAGCAGCAGACGAGGCCGCTCAACCTCCCCCCGTTCAGAGCGGTCAGAAAGATCAGAACGCTCCGACCGCTCGTACTCTAAAGACACATCTTCCCGCTCCACCCATAAAGACTCCCCGCGCTCCAGCAACAAAAAGTCCTCTAAGAG ATCACCCTCACCTCGCACACCCAAACGATCCAGGAGGTCGCGTTCCAAGACGCCCAAGAAATCAGCCAAGAAGTCCCGCTCCAAATCAAGGTCACCCCATCGGTCTCACAAAAAATCAAAGAAGAGCAAACACTga